One Pyrus communis chromosome 13, drPyrComm1.1, whole genome shotgun sequence genomic window carries:
- the LOC137713080 gene encoding target of rapamycin complex subunit LST8 isoform X1 encodes MSTQEEIKMIQQPSVILATASYDHTVRFWEAKSGRCYRTIQYPDSQVNKLEITPDKRFLAAAGNPHIRLFDVNTNSHQPVMSYESHSNNVMAVGFQCDGNWMYSGSEDGTVKIWDLRAPGCQREYESRAAVNTVVLHPNQTELISGDQNGNIRVWDLKANSCSCELVPEVDTAVRSLTVMWDGSLVVAANNHGTCYVWRLLRGNQTMSNFEPLHKLQAHKGYILKCLLSPEFCEPHRYLATTSSDHTVKIWNVDGFTLEKTLVGHQRWVWDCVFSADGAYLITASSDTTARLWSMSTGEDIRVYQGHHKATICCALHDGAEPSAS; translated from the exons ATGTCAACACAG GAGGAGATTAAGATGATCCAACAACCATCGGTGATCCTTGCAACGGCTAGCTATGATCACACTGTTCGGTTTTGGGAGGCCAAAAGTGGCCGCTGCTACCGTACCATCCAGTACCCTGATTCA CAAGTTAATAAGCTCGAGATAACTCCAGATAAACGCTTCCTGGCTGCAGCCGGAAATCCTCACATTCGATTATTTGATGTTAATACAAATAGCCATCAACCG GTGATGAGCTATGAGTCACATAGTAATAATGTAATGGCTGTAGGGTTTCAATGCGATGGGAACTGGATGTATTCAGGTTCTGAGGATGGTACAGTAAAAATTTGGGATCTGAG AGCTCCGGGTTGTCAAAGGGAATATGAAAGTCGTGCAGCTGTTAACACTGTTGTGCTTCACCCGAACCAG ACTGAACTAATATCTGGGGACCAAAATGGCAATATTCGTGTTTGGGATTTGAAAGCAAATTCGTGCAGCTGTGAATTG GTTCCAGAGGTGGATACGGCTGTAAGGTCATTAACAGTTATGTGGGATGGGAGCTTGGTTGTTGCAGCAAATAATCATGGGACATGCTACGTTTGGCGCTTGTTGCGTGGAAACCAG ACGATGTCAAATTTTGAGCCACTTCATAAGCTGCAAGCACACAAGGGATACATTCTTAAATGTCTTCTTTCACCTGAATTCTGTGAACCCCACAG ATACTTGGCAACCACCTCTTCGGACCACACTGTCAAGATATGGAATGTAGATGGTTTCACATTAGAGAAAACTTTAGTAG GACATCAACGGTGGGTGTGGGACTGTGTTTTCTCAGCGGACGGTGCCTATCTTATAACAG CTTCCTCTGATACAACAGCGAGACTTTGGTCCATGTCCACCGGTGAAGATATCAGGGTGTATCAGGGGCATCACAAAGCAACAATTTGTTGTGCACTCCATGATGGAGCCGAACCTTCTGCATCCTGA
- the LOC137713080 gene encoding target of rapamycin complex subunit LST8 isoform X2, with product MIQQPSVILATASYDHTVRFWEAKSGRCYRTIQYPDSQVNKLEITPDKRFLAAAGNPHIRLFDVNTNSHQPVMSYESHSNNVMAVGFQCDGNWMYSGSEDGTVKIWDLRAPGCQREYESRAAVNTVVLHPNQTELISGDQNGNIRVWDLKANSCSCELVPEVDTAVRSLTVMWDGSLVVAANNHGTCYVWRLLRGNQTMSNFEPLHKLQAHKGYILKCLLSPEFCEPHRYLATTSSDHTVKIWNVDGFTLEKTLVGHQRWVWDCVFSADGAYLITASSDTTARLWSMSTGEDIRVYQGHHKATICCALHDGAEPSAS from the exons ATGATCCAACAACCATCGGTGATCCTTGCAACGGCTAGCTATGATCACACTGTTCGGTTTTGGGAGGCCAAAAGTGGCCGCTGCTACCGTACCATCCAGTACCCTGATTCA CAAGTTAATAAGCTCGAGATAACTCCAGATAAACGCTTCCTGGCTGCAGCCGGAAATCCTCACATTCGATTATTTGATGTTAATACAAATAGCCATCAACCG GTGATGAGCTATGAGTCACATAGTAATAATGTAATGGCTGTAGGGTTTCAATGCGATGGGAACTGGATGTATTCAGGTTCTGAGGATGGTACAGTAAAAATTTGGGATCTGAG AGCTCCGGGTTGTCAAAGGGAATATGAAAGTCGTGCAGCTGTTAACACTGTTGTGCTTCACCCGAACCAG ACTGAACTAATATCTGGGGACCAAAATGGCAATATTCGTGTTTGGGATTTGAAAGCAAATTCGTGCAGCTGTGAATTG GTTCCAGAGGTGGATACGGCTGTAAGGTCATTAACAGTTATGTGGGATGGGAGCTTGGTTGTTGCAGCAAATAATCATGGGACATGCTACGTTTGGCGCTTGTTGCGTGGAAACCAG ACGATGTCAAATTTTGAGCCACTTCATAAGCTGCAAGCACACAAGGGATACATTCTTAAATGTCTTCTTTCACCTGAATTCTGTGAACCCCACAG ATACTTGGCAACCACCTCTTCGGACCACACTGTCAAGATATGGAATGTAGATGGTTTCACATTAGAGAAAACTTTAGTAG GACATCAACGGTGGGTGTGGGACTGTGTTTTCTCAGCGGACGGTGCCTATCTTATAACAG CTTCCTCTGATACAACAGCGAGACTTTGGTCCATGTCCACCGGTGAAGATATCAGGGTGTATCAGGGGCATCACAAAGCAACAATTTGTTGTGCACTCCATGATGGAGCCGAACCTTCTGCATCCTGA